A stretch of the Azorhizobium caulinodans ORS 571 genome encodes the following:
- a CDS encoding O-antigen ligase family protein — protein sequence MTDESFQRAAPRRPFPTGDGHIWEIVIALLCVALVFYSWMKQPGLEMPLLISAGFVVVVLAFKRPSVPCIMFVCFSFLRIHEAFPVLSPLRIPQLLAQLILIVTFWHLVLMRSIRPYWSRELTAFAVFFTFCTASIVTSSGRDTSFLFWSDSFSKVALMTLLIAWCTRKAADFQLAGQTIVLAGIAVSCVAIYNKVHGIGLVEGTRVTIGRDVGSVLGDPNDLALALLFPLSFAGALVVARTNLLNRFYGLVGFGFVVAAIICTQSRGGLLGLATVTAVIGSRYVKNKMLVGIIGVCAMVLLYAVAGISGRSSGGAAEQGIDESSEGRLIAWRTAWNMVKAHPLLGVGLNTFPLNYYFYTPEWDGHEHAVHSTWFGVLAETGFLGFTSFITMIGMLIRLSLRCLSVAQGHGVDPRFSTAALALTSGLAGFCVSGTFLTQGLSWPIYVTLALTVALARALSEPRDPGSEVPVAGPFLPVATGIGERA from the coding sequence GTGACAGACGAAAGCTTTCAGCGTGCCGCCCCGCGCCGTCCTTTCCCGACGGGGGACGGGCACATCTGGGAAATCGTGATCGCGCTGCTGTGCGTCGCGCTGGTCTTCTATTCCTGGATGAAGCAGCCGGGCCTCGAGATGCCGCTGCTGATCTCCGCGGGCTTTGTGGTGGTGGTGCTGGCCTTCAAGCGCCCCTCCGTGCCCTGCATCATGTTCGTCTGCTTCTCGTTCCTGCGCATTCACGAGGCGTTTCCGGTCCTGAGCCCGCTGCGCATCCCGCAATTGCTGGCGCAACTGATCCTGATCGTCACCTTCTGGCACCTGGTGCTGATGCGCTCCATCCGGCCCTACTGGTCGCGCGAACTGACCGCCTTCGCGGTCTTCTTCACCTTCTGCACCGCGTCCATCGTCACCTCCAGCGGGCGGGACACGTCCTTCCTGTTCTGGTCGGATTCCTTCAGCAAGGTCGCCCTGATGACCCTGCTGATCGCCTGGTGCACGCGCAAGGCGGCGGACTTCCAGCTCGCCGGCCAGACCATCGTGCTGGCGGGCATCGCGGTCTCCTGCGTCGCCATCTACAACAAGGTGCACGGCATCGGGCTCGTGGAGGGCACCCGCGTCACCATCGGCCGCGACGTGGGCTCGGTGCTGGGCGATCCCAACGACCTTGCCCTCGCGCTGCTCTTTCCTCTGAGCTTTGCCGGCGCGCTGGTGGTGGCCCGCACCAATCTCCTCAACCGCTTCTACGGCCTTGTCGGCTTCGGCTTCGTGGTGGCGGCGATCATCTGCACCCAGAGCCGCGGCGGCCTTCTGGGCCTTGCGACCGTGACGGCGGTGATCGGAAGCCGCTATGTGAAGAACAAGATGCTGGTGGGCATCATCGGCGTTTGCGCCATGGTGCTGCTCTATGCGGTGGCGGGCATTTCCGGGCGCTCGTCCGGTGGCGCGGCGGAGCAGGGCATCGACGAATCGTCCGAGGGCCGCCTCATCGCGTGGCGCACGGCCTGGAACATGGTGAAGGCCCATCCGCTGCTCGGCGTCGGTCTCAACACCTTCCCGCTCAACTATTATTTCTACACGCCGGAATGGGACGGGCACGAGCATGCGGTCCATTCCACATGGTTCGGCGTGCTGGCCGAGACGGGTTTCCTCGGCTTCACCTCCTTCATCACCATGATCGGCATGCTGATCCGCCTCAGCCTGCGCTGTCTCAGCGTGGCGCAGGGCCATGGCGTCGATCCGCGTTTCTCCACCGCCGCGCTCGCGCTGACCTCGGGCCTCGCCGGATTCTGCGTGTCCGGCACCTTCCTCACACAAGGCCTGTCCTGGCCCATCTATGTCACCCTCGCGCTGACGGTGGCGCTGGCCCGCGCCCTGTCCGAGCCGCGCGATCCGGGCAGCGAGGTGCCGGTGGCCGGTCCCTTCCTGCCGGTCGCGACCGGCATCGGCGAGCGCGCATGA
- the fabA gene encoding 3-hydroxyacyl-[acyl-carrier-protein] dehydratase FabA: MADRQTSFDYEELLACGRGELFGAGNAQLPLPPMLMFDRISEISETGGAHGKGFVRAELDVNPDLWFFPCHFKGDPVMPGCLGLDAMWQMVGFFLGWLGSPGRGRALGLGELKFSGQVLPNVKKVVYGVDLKRVMRSKLVLGIADGWLSADGEVIYRASDLKVGLFQQEAAPAGA, from the coding sequence ATGGCGGACCGGCAGACCAGTTTCGACTACGAGGAGCTCCTCGCCTGCGGACGGGGTGAACTGTTCGGTGCCGGGAATGCGCAGTTGCCCCTGCCGCCCATGCTGATGTTCGACCGCATCTCCGAGATTTCCGAGACCGGCGGCGCCCATGGCAAGGGCTTCGTGCGCGCCGAACTCGACGTCAATCCGGACCTGTGGTTCTTCCCCTGCCACTTCAAGGGCGATCCGGTCATGCCCGGCTGCCTCGGCCTCGACGCCATGTGGCAGATGGTCGGCTTCTTCCTCGGCTGGCTGGGCTCCCCCGGTCGGGGCCGGGCGCTCGGCCTCGGAGAACTCAAGTTCTCCGGCCAGGTGCTGCCCAACGTGAAGAAGGTGGTCTACGGCGTGGACCTGAAGCGCGTCATGCGCTCCAAGCTGGTGCTCGGCATTGCCGATGGCTGGCTCTCCGCTGACGGCGAGGTGATCTACCGCGCCTCCGACCTGAAGGTCGGCCTGTTCCAGCAGGAAGCGGCGCCCGCCGGCGCCTGA
- a CDS encoding quinone-dependent dihydroorotate dehydrogenase, translating to MDLYPLVRPFLPLFTPEQAHGLSIRALKKGLVPADRSPADPVLRTRVWNIDFPNPVGLAAGFDKDAEIIDPLLSLGFGFVEAGSVTPRPQPGNPKPRLFRLDEDEGVINRFGFNSQGLAPFIYQLGKRKAAGLPGIVGANVGKNKETEDASEDYVAGVSATCRLADYIVCNVSSPNTPGLRLLQARTEMSALIGAALSARNDSLPDAATRPPLLVKVAPDLDDAGLEAVAEVTLELGVDGIIMGNTTISRPDSLRSRHKGETGGLSGAPLFTLSTERLGALYRLVRGRIPLVGAGGIASGADAYAKIRAGASLVQLYSALVFHGPALVPRIKADLAARLKADGFRSVADAVGADIR from the coding sequence ATGGATCTCTATCCGCTCGTCCGTCCCTTCCTGCCTCTCTTCACGCCGGAGCAGGCCCACGGCCTGTCCATCCGCGCGCTGAAGAAGGGCCTCGTGCCCGCCGACCGTTCGCCGGCCGACCCGGTGCTGCGCACCCGCGTCTGGAACATCGATTTCCCCAATCCGGTCGGGCTCGCGGCCGGCTTCGACAAGGATGCGGAGATCATCGATCCGCTGCTGTCTCTGGGCTTCGGCTTCGTGGAAGCCGGCTCCGTGACGCCGCGCCCGCAGCCGGGCAATCCCAAGCCGCGCCTGTTCCGCCTCGATGAGGACGAAGGGGTCATCAACCGCTTCGGCTTCAACTCGCAGGGCCTTGCCCCCTTCATCTACCAGCTCGGCAAGAGGAAGGCCGCCGGCCTGCCCGGCATCGTCGGCGCGAACGTGGGGAAGAACAAGGAGACCGAGGACGCGAGCGAGGACTATGTGGCGGGCGTCTCCGCCACCTGCCGGCTCGCCGATTACATCGTCTGCAACGTCTCCTCGCCCAACACGCCCGGCCTGCGGCTGCTCCAGGCGCGCACCGAAATGTCGGCCCTCATCGGCGCGGCGCTGTCTGCCCGAAACGACAGCCTTCCGGATGCCGCCACCCGCCCGCCCTTGCTGGTGAAGGTGGCGCCCGACCTCGACGACGCCGGTCTCGAAGCCGTCGCGGAGGTGACGCTCGAGCTCGGCGTCGACGGCATCATCATGGGCAACACCACCATCTCGCGCCCCGACAGCCTGCGCAGCCGCCACAAGGGCGAGACCGGCGGTCTCTCCGGCGCGCCGCTCTTTACCCTCTCCACCGAGCGGCTCGGCGCGCTCTACCGGCTGGTGCGCGGGCGCATCCCGCTCGTGGGTGCCGGCGGCATCGCCTCGGGGGCGGATGCCTATGCCAAGATCCGCGCCGGCGCGAGCCTCGTGCAGCTTTATTCCGCGCTCGTCTTCCACGGCCCGGCGCTGGTGCCGCGCATCAAGGCGGACCTCGCCGCCCGCCTGAAGGCGGACGGCTTCCGCTCGGTGGCCGACGCGGTGGGCGCCGATATCCGCTGA
- the mscL gene encoding large conductance mechanosensitive channel protein MscL: protein MLRQFRQFAMRGNVVDLAVGVIIGAAFGNIVSSLVGDIFMPVIGSVTGGLDFSNYFLPLSSAVTAENLADAKKQGAVLAYGNFITIAINFIIIAAILFFIVRAINSLKHEEKKDAAPPRSEVLLEEIRDLLAKDVASKSPTGPA from the coding sequence ATGCTGAGGCAGTTCCGGCAGTTTGCGATGCGAGGCAATGTGGTGGACCTCGCGGTCGGCGTCATCATCGGCGCCGCCTTCGGCAATATCGTGTCCTCGCTGGTCGGTGACATCTTCATGCCGGTGATCGGCTCGGTCACCGGCGGGCTCGATTTCTCGAACTACTTCCTGCCGCTCTCCTCGGCCGTCACCGCCGAAAATCTCGCGGATGCCAAGAAGCAGGGCGCGGTGCTGGCCTATGGCAACTTCATCACCATCGCCATCAACTTCATCATCATCGCGGCGATCCTGTTCTTCATCGTGCGGGCCATCAACTCGCTGAAGCACGAGGAGAAGAAGGATGCGGCACCGCCGCGCTCCGAGGTGCTGCTGGAGGAAATCCGCGACCTGCTGGCGAAGGACGTCGCCAGCAAGTCCCCGACCGGCCCCGCCTGA
- the fabB gene encoding beta-ketoacyl-ACP synthase I, translating to MRRVVVTGMGIVSSIGNSTQEVLGSLHEAKSGITFADDYARLGFRSQVQGAPTLVAEDVVDRRAMRFHGGGTAWNHVAMDQAIRDAGLEPHEISNDRTGLIMGSGGSSTKTIVEAADITRTKGPKRVGPFAVPKAMASTASATLSTWFKIKGLSYSISAACATTNICIGNAYEQIVYGKQDRMFAGGCEDLDWTLSVLFDGMGAMSSNYNDRPAVASRAYDKDRDGFVISGGAGVLVLEELEVAKARGARIYAEVAGYGVSSDGADMVAPSGEGAERAMRMAISGLKAPIDYINPHATSTPIGDLKEIEAIRAVFGDKCPPISATKSLTGHSQGATGVHEAIYSILMMQNGFIAKSANIDEIDPAFADMPIVRERVDNASLGHVLSNGFGFGGANACLVLKHLDA from the coding sequence ATGCGGCGCGTCGTCGTCACCGGGATGGGCATCGTCTCGTCTATCGGGAACTCCACGCAGGAAGTGCTGGGCAGCCTGCACGAGGCCAAGAGCGGCATCACGTTCGCGGACGACTATGCGCGGCTTGGGTTCCGCTCCCAGGTCCAGGGCGCCCCGACCCTCGTGGCCGAGGACGTGGTGGACCGGCGCGCCATGCGCTTCCACGGCGGCGGCACCGCCTGGAACCACGTGGCCATGGATCAGGCGATCCGCGACGCCGGCCTTGAGCCCCACGAAATTTCCAACGACCGCACCGGCCTGATCATGGGCTCCGGCGGCTCGTCCACCAAGACCATCGTGGAAGCGGCTGACATCACCCGCACCAAGGGCCCCAAGCGCGTCGGCCCGTTCGCGGTGCCCAAGGCCATGGCCTCCACCGCCTCGGCGACGCTCTCCACCTGGTTCAAGATCAAGGGGCTGAGCTATTCCATCTCGGCCGCCTGCGCGACCACCAACATCTGCATCGGCAATGCCTATGAGCAGATCGTCTATGGCAAGCAGGACCGCATGTTCGCCGGCGGCTGCGAGGATCTCGACTGGACCCTCTCGGTGCTGTTCGACGGCATGGGCGCCATGTCCTCCAATTACAACGACCGTCCGGCGGTCGCCTCGCGCGCCTATGACAAGGATCGCGACGGTTTCGTGATCTCCGGCGGCGCCGGCGTGCTGGTGCTCGAAGAGCTGGAAGTCGCCAAGGCGCGCGGCGCCCGCATCTATGCGGAAGTCGCCGGCTATGGCGTCTCCTCCGACGGCGCCGACATGGTGGCCCCCTCGGGCGAAGGTGCCGAGCGGGCCATGCGCATGGCCATTTCCGGCCTCAAGGCGCCCATCGACTACATCAATCCCCACGCCACCTCGACGCCCATCGGCGATCTCAAGGAGATCGAGGCGATCCGCGCCGTGTTCGGCGACAAGTGCCCGCCCATCTCGGCCACCAAGTCGCTCACCGGCCATTCGCAGGGCGCCACCGGCGTGCACGAGGCCATCTACTCCATCCTGATGATGCAGAACGGCTTCATCGCGAAGAGCGCCAATATCGACGAGATCGATCCGGCCTTCGCGGACATGCCCATCGTGCGCGAGCGTGTGGACAATGCGAGCCTCGGCCACGTGCTGTCCAACGGCTTCGGCTTCGGCGGCGCCAACGCCTGCCTCGTGCTGAAGCACCTCGACGCCTGA
- a CDS encoding orotate phosphoribosyltransferase, with translation MSTVTAFTDKATVAQLTARMLLEVEAVRFSSGEPFIFTSGWASPVYIDCRRLISFPRVRQTLVDFAISTIYRNIGFEQFDTVAGGETAGIPFSAWIADRLMLPMQYVRKKPKGFGRNAQIEGHLDEGSRVLLVEDLTTDGRSKVNFVHALRNAGATCDHCFVFFYYDIFKESKSILQDAGLELHHLCTWWDILAAVKTMNRFEPAQVNEIEAFLNDPHGWSKAHGGASQLSE, from the coding sequence ATGTCCACCGTCACCGCATTCACCGACAAGGCCACAGTGGCGCAGCTTACCGCCCGCATGCTGCTGGAAGTGGAAGCGGTGCGCTTCTCCTCGGGCGAGCCCTTCATCTTCACGTCCGGCTGGGCGAGCCCGGTCTATATCGACTGCCGCCGCCTCATCTCCTTCCCCCGCGTGCGCCAGACGCTGGTGGACTTCGCCATCTCCACCATCTACCGCAACATCGGCTTCGAGCAGTTCGACACGGTGGCGGGCGGCGAGACGGCGGGCATTCCCTTCTCGGCCTGGATCGCCGACCGGCTGATGCTGCCCATGCAGTATGTGCGCAAGAAGCCCAAGGGCTTCGGCCGCAACGCGCAGATCGAAGGCCATCTCGACGAAGGCTCGCGCGTGCTGCTGGTGGAAGATCTCACCACGGACGGCCGCAGCAAGGTGAACTTCGTGCACGCTTTGCGCAATGCGGGCGCCACCTGCGACCACTGCTTCGTCTTCTTCTATTACGACATCTTCAAGGAATCGAAGTCGATCCTTCAGGATGCCGGCCTTGAGCTGCACCACCTGTGCACCTGGTGGGACATCCTCGCGGCGGTTAAGACCATGAACCGCTTCGAGCCGGCGCAGGTGAACGAGATCGAGGCCTTCCTCAACGATCCCCACGGCTGGTCCAAGGCCCATGGCGGCGCCTCGCAGCTGAGCGAGTGA
- a CDS encoding glycosyltransferase family 4 protein, translating into MGDQVWQLVDSSTIGGIETHVGVLAAALRRAGWDAQVVLLADHGPNPWLAQLDARGVPHTVLAGGLGGLLAALRSERPALLHTHGYKAGILGRLAARLSGTPCVSTFHAGERGPFPVSLYQMLDAWTSVLAPRIAVSAPIARNLPFGAKVIGNFVPVPAAPPAGARPDVVGFVGRFSPEKGPDLFCAIAERCRDTGLAFEAFGDGPMRVELEGRYRGIVTFHGLVTDPSRIWPRLGLLLMPSRAEGLPLAAIEAMAAGIPVAASAVGALPDVITPGGNGWLFPPGDIEAAAGAVRAFAGLSPDARAAFGQSAWRAARQGYAVDVLLPKVCAVYAAAGVVPPSASAGT; encoded by the coding sequence GTGGGGGATCAGGTCTGGCAACTGGTGGATTCCTCCACCATCGGCGGCATCGAGACCCATGTGGGCGTGCTCGCTGCGGCCTTGCGGCGCGCCGGATGGGACGCGCAGGTGGTGCTGCTGGCGGACCACGGGCCCAATCCCTGGCTGGCGCAACTCGACGCGCGCGGCGTGCCGCACACGGTTCTCGCGGGCGGGCTGGGCGGACTGCTGGCCGCGCTGCGTAGCGAGCGGCCGGCTTTGCTGCACACCCACGGCTATAAGGCGGGCATCCTCGGCCGGCTGGCGGCGCGGCTCTCCGGCACGCCGTGCGTGTCCACCTTCCACGCGGGAGAGCGGGGCCCGTTCCCGGTCTCGCTCTATCAGATGCTCGATGCCTGGACGTCCGTCCTGGCGCCCCGCATCGCGGTGAGCGCCCCCATCGCCCGGAACCTGCCCTTCGGGGCCAAGGTCATCGGCAATTTCGTGCCGGTGCCCGCCGCGCCGCCTGCGGGCGCACGGCCGGATGTGGTGGGCTTCGTGGGCCGCTTCAGCCCGGAAAAGGGGCCGGACCTCTTCTGCGCCATCGCCGAACGGTGCCGCGACACCGGCCTTGCCTTCGAGGCCTTCGGCGACGGGCCGATGCGGGTCGAACTGGAGGGGCGTTATCGCGGGATCGTGACCTTCCACGGCCTCGTCACCGACCCCTCTCGCATCTGGCCGCGCCTCGGCCTGCTGCTGATGCCCTCGCGGGCCGAGGGCCTGCCGCTTGCCGCCATCGAGGCCATGGCCGCCGGCATTCCGGTGGCCGCGAGCGCGGTGGGGGCTCTGCCGGACGTGATCACACCGGGCGGGAACGGCTGGCTGTTTCCGCCCGGGGACATTGAGGCCGCCGCTGGAGCGGTGCGGGCCTTCGCCGGTCTTTCCCCGGACGCACGGGCAGCGTTCGGGCAGTCAGCATGGCGGGCCGCGCGGCAGGGTTATGCGGTGGACGTGCTGCTGCCCAAGGTCTGTGCCGTCTATGCGGCTGCCGGCGTAGTGCCGCCCTCAGCATCCGCCGGCACCTAG
- the fabI gene encoding enoyl-ACP reductase FabI, giving the protein MHDLMKGKRGLVMGVANDHSIAWGIAKSLAGQGAELAFTYQGEAMAKRVRPLAESLGAKVMMPCDVEDLASVDALFDALRKEWGSLDFVVHAVAFSDKSELKGRYADTTRDNFSRTMLISCFSFTEIAKRAAELMTNGGSLITLTYGGATRVMPNYNVMGVAKAALEASVRYLAADFGPQGIRVNAISAGPVRTLAGAGIADARLMFNYQKRHAPLRRTVSLEEVGGSALYLLSELSGGVTGEVHFVDSGYNIMSMPHPDVLKTQEDAEAKMAAETATVPPKAAE; this is encoded by the coding sequence ATGCACGACCTGATGAAGGGCAAGCGCGGCCTGGTGATGGGCGTGGCCAACGACCACTCCATCGCGTGGGGGATCGCGAAGAGCCTCGCTGGTCAGGGCGCAGAGCTTGCTTTCACCTATCAGGGCGAGGCCATGGCCAAGCGGGTGCGCCCGCTGGCCGAAAGCCTCGGCGCGAAGGTGATGATGCCCTGCGACGTGGAAGACCTCGCCAGCGTCGACGCTCTGTTCGATGCGCTGCGCAAGGAATGGGGTTCGCTGGATTTCGTGGTCCACGCCGTGGCCTTCTCCGACAAGTCGGAGCTGAAGGGCCGTTACGCGGACACGACGCGGGACAATTTCTCCCGCACCATGCTGATCTCCTGCTTCTCCTTCACGGAGATCGCCAAGCGGGCGGCCGAGCTGATGACCAACGGCGGCTCGCTGATCACCCTGACCTACGGCGGCGCCACCCGCGTGATGCCGAACTACAATGTGATGGGCGTGGCCAAGGCGGCGCTGGAAGCCAGCGTGCGCTACCTCGCCGCCGACTTCGGTCCCCAGGGCATCCGCGTCAACGCCATCTCGGCGGGCCCGGTGCGGACCCTTGCCGGTGCCGGCATCGCCGACGCCCGGCTGATGTTCAACTATCAGAAGCGCCACGCCCCGCTCCGCCGCACGGTCTCGCTGGAAGAAGTGGGCGGTTCGGCCCTCTATCTGCTCTCCGAGCTGTCGGGCGGCGTGACCGGCGAAGTGCACTTCGTGGACAGCGGCTACAACATCATGTCCATGCCGCACCCGGACGTGCTGAAGACGCAGGAAGACGCGGAAGCGAAGATGGCGGCCGAGACCGCCACCGTGCCGCCGAAGGCCGCCGAGTAA
- a CDS encoding glycosyltransferase, with amino-acid sequence MSAPLVVFGEDWGAHPSSTQHLVSRLAADRSVLWVNSIGLRRPRLDARDLARLLAKARAIAGRAPSRPASMPEPEGPRPARILSPLAIPWPGSRLAEAVNRRLIGRQVRRVMAEMGMERPILWASLPSAVSVVGALGERAVVYYCGDDFGALTGVDHAPVLELEARLAACADLIVAASAPLAERFAGRNVLLLPHGVDYDLFATPCARPADLPEGPVAGFYGSVSDWLDIGMLVRAARALPDWRFVFIGPVQTDVSPLAGLPNVRFLGPRPHTALPGYVQHWDVALIPFRDTPQIRACNPLKLREYLASGTPVAATRFPALTPYEGLIHAIDPGGDLTPAIRGAAQDRDGIARKAAVAAEGWDARAARLSAALDAL; translated from the coding sequence ATGAGCGCTCCGCTCGTGGTGTTCGGCGAGGATTGGGGCGCCCATCCGTCCTCGACCCAGCATCTCGTCTCGCGCCTTGCGGCCGACCGGTCCGTGCTCTGGGTGAACTCCATCGGCCTGCGCCGCCCGCGCCTCGATGCCCGCGATCTCGCGCGCCTCCTCGCCAAGGCCCGCGCCATCGCCGGACGCGCCCCGTCCCGCCCCGCGTCCATGCCCGAACCTGAGGGACCCCGTCCCGCCCGCATTCTCTCGCCCCTCGCCATCCCCTGGCCGGGCAGCCGGCTGGCGGAGGCGGTCAATCGCCGCCTCATCGGTCGGCAGGTGCGGCGGGTGATGGCGGAGATGGGCATGGAGCGCCCCATCCTGTGGGCCTCGCTCCCGAGCGCGGTGAGCGTGGTGGGGGCGCTGGGCGAGCGGGCGGTGGTCTATTATTGCGGCGACGACTTCGGCGCCCTCACCGGCGTCGATCATGCGCCCGTGCTGGAGCTGGAGGCCCGGCTCGCGGCGTGCGCGGACCTGATCGTGGCCGCCAGTGCGCCCTTGGCCGAGCGCTTCGCCGGCCGCAACGTGCTCCTCCTGCCCCATGGCGTGGACTATGATCTGTTCGCGACGCCGTGCGCCCGCCCGGCCGATCTCCCGGAAGGTCCGGTTGCGGGCTTCTACGGCAGTGTGTCGGACTGGCTGGACATCGGCATGCTGGTGCGGGCGGCGCGGGCGCTTCCGGATTGGCGCTTCGTCTTCATCGGGCCGGTCCAGACGGACGTGTCACCACTGGCCGGGCTGCCGAACGTGCGCTTCCTCGGGCCGCGTCCGCACACCGCATTGCCGGGCTATGTGCAGCATTGGGATGTGGCCCTCATTCCCTTCCGCGACACGCCCCAGATCCGCGCCTGCAATCCTCTGAAGCTGCGGGAATATCTGGCCAGCGGGACGCCCGTCGCGGCCACGCGCTTTCCCGCGCTCACGCCCTATGAGGGGCTGATCCATGCCATCGATCCCGGTGGCGACCTCACGCCTGCCATCCGTGGCGCGGCACAGGACCGCGACGGCATCGCCCGGAAGGCGGCCGTCGCTGCGGAGGGCTGGGATGCGAGGGCAGCGAGGCTTTCCGCCGCCCTCGACGCGCTGTGA